A single genomic interval of Bacillus smithii harbors:
- a CDS encoding putative polysaccharide biosynthesis protein — MSNQSSQIFMKGALTLTVAALAVKVLSAVYRIPFQNIVGDVGFYIYQQVYPIYGIAVAFSTYGFPVAVSKLIAQGEEKDKSRILTASFVFLSLLGVLLFLALYFQAKTIAAVMGDPKLARLIQIISLSFLLMPFLSVARGLFQGKGDMVPTAVSQVTEQLMRVGAILGFSYWFIHLGSNLYTVGGAVLFGSIMGGLASSIVLIFFLKHRRESIFYVHRFSFGEMERRLIQTLVLEGVAICLSSMMLVLFQFMDALSLYSSLVDSGISKSAAKVAKGVYDRGQPLLQLGTVVATSFSLTLVPLISASYQESDYESVHKSVRIAVKISFVIGLAAMVGLLNILVPTNIMLFENGSGSNILAFFSAGILLSSMALTFSGILQGVGSPYFPAIVLFIGLVVKFVGNLYLVHMCGAVGAAFSTVLSLLLTSLILFLKIKTLMRIQVLPWSSVGQSLLAAAAMTVLLQVWSFLFRCLDFSGTRLQAALEAVGGVFLGGTVFLVLILKMKIFSKEELVLFPFGRKLVQISEKLNGRNV; from the coding sequence GTTGCAGCACTTGCTGTCAAAGTGCTCAGTGCAGTTTATAGAATTCCTTTTCAAAACATTGTCGGGGATGTAGGCTTTTACATATATCAACAAGTATATCCGATTTATGGAATTGCGGTTGCCTTTTCTACTTATGGTTTTCCTGTGGCTGTTTCAAAATTGATAGCGCAAGGAGAAGAAAAGGACAAAAGCAGAATATTAACTGCTTCTTTTGTATTTTTGTCGCTGCTGGGAGTGCTATTGTTTTTAGCACTTTATTTTCAAGCAAAAACGATCGCAGCGGTAATGGGTGATCCGAAATTGGCAAGGCTCATTCAAATCATTTCACTATCCTTTTTACTGATGCCGTTTTTATCCGTTGCAAGAGGACTTTTCCAAGGAAAAGGCGATATGGTGCCGACTGCCGTTTCCCAAGTGACTGAGCAATTGATGAGAGTTGGGGCGATATTAGGCTTTTCCTATTGGTTTATCCATTTAGGCAGTAATTTGTATACTGTCGGCGGGGCTGTTCTTTTTGGATCGATTATGGGCGGATTGGCTTCCTCTATCGTGTTGATTTTTTTCTTAAAGCATAGGAGAGAGTCCATTTTTTATGTTCACCGCTTTTCTTTTGGCGAAATGGAAAGACGGTTGATCCAAACTTTAGTGCTGGAAGGCGTTGCGATTTGCTTATCTAGCATGATGCTTGTTCTCTTTCAATTTATGGATGCTTTAAGTTTATATTCGTCGCTAGTTGATTCAGGGATATCGAAATCGGCTGCAAAAGTTGCGAAAGGCGTCTATGACCGAGGGCAGCCGCTTTTGCAATTGGGAACGGTGGTCGCCACATCCTTTTCATTGACGCTTGTGCCGCTTATTAGCGCCAGCTATCAAGAAAGCGATTATGAGTCTGTTCACAAGAGCGTTCGCATTGCCGTAAAAATCAGCTTTGTCATAGGCCTTGCTGCCATGGTAGGGTTGTTAAATATTCTCGTTCCAACCAATATTATGCTATTTGAGAATGGATCTGGGTCCAATATTTTGGCGTTCTTTAGCGCTGGCATTTTGCTTAGCTCAATGGCGCTTACCTTTTCGGGAATTTTGCAAGGGGTAGGATCGCCGTATTTTCCTGCTATCGTCCTCTTCATCGGTCTTGTCGTTAAATTTGTCGGGAACTTATATCTTGTCCATATGTGTGGAGCAGTGGGAGCAGCTTTTTCCACGGTTCTTTCATTGCTGTTGACATCCTTGATTTTGTTTTTGAAAATCAAAACATTAATGCGCATTCAAGTGCTGCCATGGTCATCCGTTGGTCAAAGTCTTCTAGCGGCGGCAGCTATGACTGTTCTTTTACAAGTATGGTCGTTTCTTTTCCGATGCTTGGATTTTTCCGGCACCCGTCTGCAAGCGGCGCTGGAAGCAGTCGGTGGTGTTTTTCTAGGCGGCACTGTTTTTCTAGTGCTTATCTTAAAAATGAAGATATTCTCCAAAGAAGAATTGGTTTTGTTTCCGTTTGGCAGGAAATTGGTTCAAATAAGTGAAAAACTGAATGGGAGAAATGTATAA
- the mazG gene encoding nucleoside triphosphate pyrophosphohydrolase: MAYKITIVGLGAGDIDQLPLGVYKRLKKESFVFLRTKEHPVVRQLEEEGVSFISFDSVYEQHDQFEQVYEEIVERLLNKAKEEDILYAVPGHPLVAEKTVQLLLERGKDADVDVVIGGGQSFLDSLFAALKIDPVEGFQFLDGTDLHRDDIHVRGHIIIGQVYDSFVASDVKLTLMEKYPDDYPIYIVHAAGSSEEKIVKVPLYQLDHEISSVNNLTSIYVPPVKDDFVYREFSSLREIIRILRGPNGCPWDKKQTHQSLKKYLIEECYELLSAIDHDDIDNMIEELGDVLLQVMLHSQIGEDEGLFSIEDVLESISRKMVHRHPHVFGDETAKTAEEVVKNWEAIKQREKGRSAKGGGILEEIEKGLPAVIRAYEIQKKAAKTGFDWEKADEAAQKVEEEWREFLDEVKSGDKKKQVDELGDVLFALINTARFFSIHPEEALAQANDKFIRRFSYVEQKVKESGQSFQDFSLTELDRFWNEAKEKGL; encoded by the coding sequence ATGGCTTATAAAATAACGATTGTTGGATTGGGAGCAGGTGATATAGACCAGCTCCCATTAGGAGTCTATAAACGGTTGAAAAAAGAGTCTTTCGTCTTTTTGCGGACAAAGGAGCATCCTGTCGTCCGACAGCTGGAGGAAGAAGGTGTTTCGTTTATCAGTTTTGATTCTGTTTACGAACAACACGACCAATTTGAACAAGTGTACGAAGAAATAGTCGAGCGTTTGTTGAACAAAGCAAAAGAGGAAGATATTCTATATGCTGTTCCAGGGCATCCCCTTGTGGCTGAAAAAACAGTCCAGCTTTTGCTTGAAAGGGGAAAAGATGCGGATGTGGATGTGGTGATCGGCGGCGGGCAAAGCTTTTTGGATTCGTTGTTTGCCGCTCTGAAAATCGATCCTGTAGAAGGATTTCAATTTTTGGACGGGACTGATCTGCATAGAGATGATATACATGTCCGCGGGCATATCATCATTGGGCAGGTGTACGATTCTTTCGTAGCATCCGATGTGAAGCTGACACTAATGGAAAAATACCCGGACGACTATCCGATTTATATCGTTCACGCGGCAGGATCGAGCGAGGAAAAAATAGTGAAAGTGCCCCTTTACCAATTGGATCATGAAATTTCTTCCGTCAACAATCTAACCTCCATTTATGTACCGCCGGTGAAGGATGACTTTGTTTACCGCGAATTTTCCTCATTGAGGGAAATCATTCGCATATTGCGGGGACCAAATGGTTGTCCTTGGGATAAAAAACAGACTCATCAGTCGTTAAAAAAATACTTAATAGAAGAATGTTATGAACTTTTATCCGCCATTGATCACGATGACATTGATAATATGATTGAAGAGTTGGGAGATGTTCTTCTTCAAGTGATGCTTCATTCTCAAATCGGCGAGGACGAAGGTTTGTTTTCGATAGAAGATGTGCTGGAATCCATATCCCGAAAGATGGTGCATCGGCATCCACACGTATTCGGAGATGAAACCGCTAAAACGGCGGAAGAGGTTGTGAAAAACTGGGAAGCCATTAAACAGAGGGAAAAGGGCAGAAGCGCTAAAGGCGGCGGTATTTTAGAGGAAATCGAAAAAGGACTTCCGGCCGTTATTAGAGCGTACGAAATTCAAAAGAAAGCAGCAAAAACAGGCTTTGATTGGGAGAAAGCGGACGAAGCAGCTCAAAAAGTGGAAGAAGAATGGCGGGAATTTTTAGATGAAGTCAAAAGCGGCGACAAAAAGAAACAAGTGGATGAATTGGGGGATGTGTTATTTGCATTAATCAATACAGCGCGCTTTTTCTCCATTCATCCGGAAGAAGCCCTTGCTCAAGCAAATGATAAATTTATTAGGCGGTTTTCTTATGTGGAACAGAAAGTGAAGGAAAGCGGTCAATCTTTCCAAGATTTCTCCTTAACGGAACTTGACCGTTTTTGGAATGAGGCAAAAGAAAAAGGACTTTGA
- a CDS encoding RNA-binding S4 domain-containing protein encodes MRLDKFLKVSRIIKRRTLAKEVADQGRVFVNGQQAKASTNVKAGDELTIRLGQKIIKVRVESLQESTRKEDAASLYSVLSEEKIEE; translated from the coding sequence ATGCGGTTGGATAAATTTTTAAAGGTTTCGCGCATTATTAAAAGAAGAACGTTAGCAAAAGAAGTTGCGGATCAAGGCAGGGTATTCGTGAACGGACAGCAAGCAAAAGCGAGCACGAATGTAAAGGCAGGAGACGAATTGACCATCCGTCTTGGACAAAAAATCATAAAGGTTCGTGTTGAAAGTCTTCAGGAATCTACCCGGAAAGAAGACGCAGCGAGTCTCTATTCCGTATTGTCCGAAGAAAAAATAGAAGAATGA
- the yabP gene encoding sporulation protein YabP — MAQFQESKNNGSYQEHDVTMRGRKLLDITGVKQVESFDNEEFLLETVMGFLSIRGENLQMKNLDVDQGIVSIKGRVYDLIYLDDQHGEKAKGFFSKLFR, encoded by the coding sequence ATGGCGCAATTTCAAGAGTCTAAAAATAATGGATCATATCAAGAACACGATGTCACTATGAGGGGCAGAAAACTGCTTGATATCACAGGCGTAAAGCAAGTAGAAAGTTTTGATAATGAGGAGTTTTTGCTTGAAACAGTCATGGGTTTTTTGTCTATTCGAGGTGAAAATCTTCAGATGAAAAATTTGGATGTCGATCAAGGAATTGTATCGATCAAAGGGAGGGTATATGACCTTATTTATTTGGATGATCAGCATGGGGAGAAAGCTAAAGGGTTCTTTAGCAAGTTGTTTCGATGA
- the yabQ gene encoding spore cortex biosynthesis protein YabQ, whose product MSLTTQFYTMLAMIAMGSFFGASFDTYNRFLKRSKRNRWIVFFHDVLFWAVEGLLIFYILFLVNYGEIRFYIFLALLCGFAAYQALLKRGFLVILESVITFVATVYKFMLKTLYNFIYIPVKYIFLFTQTAIIIMGKSILMLTLAIWKVLFWLLKAVALPFHWILKGFWKLLPESFKIFVDKFLARLKGTFGKIKNTITKLLDGVRKKK is encoded by the coding sequence ATGAGCTTGACAACTCAGTTTTATACTATGCTTGCCATGATTGCAATGGGAAGCTTTTTTGGTGCATCGTTTGATACGTACAACCGATTTTTAAAAAGAAGCAAGCGGAATAGGTGGATCGTCTTTTTTCACGATGTGCTTTTTTGGGCCGTGGAAGGACTTCTTATTTTTTACATTTTATTTCTTGTGAATTATGGGGAAATTCGATTTTATATTTTTCTTGCTTTATTATGCGGTTTTGCTGCTTATCAGGCGCTTTTGAAAAGAGGATTTTTAGTCATATTGGAAAGTGTCATAACATTTGTAGCTACTGTTTACAAATTTATGTTAAAAACTCTTTACAATTTCATTTATATTCCAGTAAAGTATATTTTTTTGTTTACTCAAACTGCTATAATAATAATGGGAAAATCAATATTGATGTTAACGCTTGCCATATGGAAAGTATTGTTTTGGCTTTTAAAAGCCGTTGCATTACCGTTTCATTGGATTCTTAAAGGATTTTGGAAGTTATTGCCGGAATCGTTTAAAATATTCGTCGATAAGTTCTTGGCACGTTTAAAAGGAACTTTTGGAAAAATAAAGAATACTATTACTAAACTGTTGGACGGAGTACGCAAAAAGAAGTAA
- a CDS encoding FtsB family cell division protein gives MAVRNVKGITSIRNTYVENEEKKQYLMQQRKKKLYRRLIAFSSLFLIITILLVSTLISQTSRLEEKQRQKAQLEHSLAKLEKKQVLLKEELAKLKDDDYVAKLAREKYFLSDKGEIIFYLPKEKKKEKDVE, from the coding sequence ATGGCGGTTCGAAACGTAAAGGGAATCACTTCCATTAGAAACACATATGTGGAAAACGAAGAAAAGAAACAATATTTGATGCAGCAACGAAAAAAGAAACTATACAGAAGATTGATTGCTTTTTCCTCCTTATTCTTAATCATCACCATCCTTTTAGTTTCGACACTTATATCTCAAACTTCCCGTTTGGAAGAAAAACAGCGGCAAAAAGCACAATTGGAACATTCGTTGGCCAAGCTTGAAAAAAAACAGGTTTTACTGAAAGAAGAATTGGCAAAATTAAAGGATGACGACTATGTTGCCAAGCTAGCCCGTGAAAAATATTTTTTGTCGGATAAAGGTGAGATCATTTTTTATCTCCCCAAGGAGAAAAAGAAAGAAAAGGATGTGGAGTAG
- a CDS encoding S1 domain-containing RNA-binding protein — MSIEVGSKLQGKVTGITNFGAFVELPDGSTGLVHISEVADNYVKDIHDHLNVGDQVEVKVLNVENDGKIGLSIRKAKDQPQHSSHNHHGNQRPQRHNKGNDHRSKESFEQKMARFLKESEDRLSSLKRHTESRRGGRGARRG, encoded by the coding sequence ATGTCAATTGAAGTAGGCAGCAAGTTACAAGGAAAAGTAACAGGCATCACGAATTTTGGAGCGTTTGTTGAATTGCCTGATGGCTCCACGGGGTTGGTGCACATTAGCGAGGTTGCCGATAATTATGTAAAGGATATCCACGATCATTTAAATGTCGGTGATCAAGTAGAAGTAAAAGTGCTCAACGTTGAGAATGACGGAAAAATAGGGTTATCGATCCGCAAAGCAAAAGATCAGCCCCAACATTCAAGCCATAATCATCATGGAAACCAGCGTCCGCAACGGCACAACAAAGGAAATGATCATCGTTCCAAAGAAAGTTTCGAACAGAAGATGGCCCGCTTTTTAAAAGAAAGTGAAGATCGTCTGTCTTCTTTAAAACGTCATACCGAATCCCGTCGTGGAGGCAGGGGGGCAAGAAGAGGCTAA
- the spoIIE gene encoding stage II sporulation protein E: MERVEQNVMEPVGNVNLEETKLEVTRRFKRFLFKLELALQQKGMMLFLIGFLLGRALILSHLTPFALPFFASVFMIRRDRAPIVFIGLLSGALTLSIGNLVYTFAVISLFLIAFRLSRQFRKEELNALPFFVFFTTITVKLAFTYVNQQQTLSLYDGLMALIEAGLTFILTLIFMQSIPLLSIHKRKTSLKTEEIVSLIILLASILTGTIGWRLYGLSVEHIFSRYLVLLFAYVAGATVGSTVGVVTGLIFSLANVSSFYQMSLLAFGGLLGGLLKEGKKFGAAAGMLVATLLIGMYGEENVSLIPTLYETLAAIMLLFLTPRNLTERVAKHIPGTPEHSHHQQQYLKKIRDVTANRVEQFSSVFQALSKSFAQSGRLHEETSEERELDYFLGNVTEKTCQTCFKKEQCWTKNFHKTYELMREATMDLEEGTLSGSVAREMEKHCVRAKRVQEVIQQELTHLQANQKLKQQVQESRKLVADQLLGVSKVMDDFAKEIQKERENHHNQEEQIHEALQSFGLEVEKIDIYSLQKGNVDIDMVFPYAGGHGECEKLVAPMLSDILGETILVQNEEYTGFPGGYCYATFRSAKAFVVETGVAFAAKGGGLVSGDCYSTIDLGVGKYAVAISDGMGNGVRAHHESNETLNLLQKILQSGIDEKVAIKSINSVLSLRTTDEIFSTLDLSIIDLQNATAKFLKIGSSPSFIKRGNKIIKIEAGNLPMGILREVDVDIVSEQLKAGDLLIMMSDGVFEGAKHVENHDLWMKRKIGEIETNDPQEVADLIMEKVIRAGGGGIEDDMTVVVTRIEHNMPKWAAIPVTKLKKKKNAS, from the coding sequence ATGGAAAGAGTAGAGCAAAACGTAATGGAGCCGGTAGGAAACGTCAATCTGGAAGAAACGAAATTGGAAGTGACAAGGAGGTTTAAAAGATTTCTGTTTAAACTGGAATTGGCTCTTCAACAAAAAGGGATGATGTTGTTTTTAATAGGTTTTCTGTTAGGAAGGGCTCTCATTTTATCCCATTTAACGCCGTTTGCTTTGCCATTTTTTGCGTCTGTTTTCATGATTCGAAGAGACCGGGCACCGATCGTTTTTATTGGACTATTATCGGGTGCTTTAACATTATCGATAGGAAACTTAGTCTACACCTTTGCCGTCATCTCTTTGTTTTTAATCGCTTTTCGGCTGTCTAGACAATTTCGTAAAGAAGAGTTAAATGCTTTGCCGTTCTTTGTGTTTTTTACTACTATAACAGTTAAACTGGCTTTTACCTACGTCAATCAGCAGCAAACGTTAAGCCTCTATGATGGTCTTATGGCACTGATTGAGGCGGGCTTGACCTTTATCCTTACTTTAATTTTTATGCAAAGCATCCCCTTATTATCCATTCATAAACGAAAAACTTCATTAAAAACAGAAGAAATTGTCAGTCTTATCATTTTATTAGCATCCATTTTGACAGGAACCATCGGTTGGAGATTATATGGATTATCCGTTGAACATATCTTTTCACGTTATTTGGTGCTGCTGTTTGCATATGTTGCCGGTGCCACTGTAGGATCGACCGTAGGAGTCGTGACCGGGTTAATTTTTAGCTTAGCTAACGTTTCGAGCTTCTATCAAATGAGTTTATTGGCTTTTGGCGGATTGCTAGGCGGTCTTTTGAAAGAAGGGAAAAAATTCGGTGCTGCAGCCGGAATGCTGGTGGCTACGTTGTTGATAGGGATGTACGGGGAAGAAAATGTTTCTTTAATACCCACTCTTTATGAAACTCTGGCTGCTATTATGCTGCTCTTTTTAACGCCCAGAAATTTAACAGAACGAGTTGCGAAGCATATTCCCGGCACTCCGGAACATTCCCATCACCAGCAGCAGTATTTGAAAAAGATCCGTGATGTAACGGCGAATCGAGTGGAGCAATTTTCTTCTGTCTTTCAGGCTCTATCCAAAAGCTTTGCCCAGTCCGGACGGCTTCATGAAGAAACATCTGAAGAGCGCGAGTTGGATTATTTTCTGGGCAATGTAACGGAAAAGACTTGTCAGACATGCTTTAAAAAAGAACAGTGCTGGACCAAAAATTTTCATAAAACGTACGAATTAATGAGGGAGGCTACGATGGATTTGGAGGAAGGAACGCTGTCCGGCTCCGTAGCAAGAGAAATGGAAAAGCATTGCGTCCGGGCTAAACGGGTTCAAGAAGTGATTCAGCAGGAGCTCACTCATCTTCAGGCGAATCAAAAGTTAAAACAGCAAGTTCAGGAAAGCCGAAAGCTTGTTGCCGATCAACTCTTGGGCGTTTCTAAGGTGATGGACGATTTTGCGAAAGAGATCCAGAAAGAGCGTGAAAATCACCATAACCAAGAAGAGCAAATACATGAAGCTCTGCAATCCTTTGGACTGGAGGTGGAAAAGATTGATATTTACAGCCTCCAAAAAGGAAATGTAGATATAGATATGGTCTTTCCTTATGCGGGCGGTCACGGTGAATGTGAAAAATTGGTAGCGCCCATGCTTTCGGATATTTTAGGAGAAACGATTTTGGTGCAAAATGAAGAATATACTGGATTCCCGGGAGGCTATTGTTATGCGACTTTTCGTTCGGCAAAAGCATTTGTTGTAGAAACAGGAGTCGCCTTTGCGGCCAAGGGGGGAGGCTTGGTTTCAGGAGACTGCTATTCAACGATCGACTTAGGGGTTGGAAAATATGCCGTTGCCATCAGCGACGGTATGGGAAATGGCGTAAGGGCCCATCACGAAAGCAATGAAACGTTAAATCTATTGCAAAAAATTCTCCAATCCGGCATTGATGAAAAGGTGGCGATCAAGTCTATTAATTCCGTTTTGTCTTTAAGAACGACGGATGAAATTTTTTCGACGTTGGATTTGTCGATTATTGATTTGCAAAACGCAACAGCAAAATTTCTGAAAATTGGGTCATCTCCGAGTTTTATTAAAAGGGGAAACAAAATTATAAAAATCGAAGCAGGCAATTTGCCTATGGGCATCTTACGGGAGGTGGATGTAGATATCGTTTCGGAACAGCTGAAAGCAGGAGATTTGCTCATTATGATGAGCGACGGCGTTTTTGAAGGAGCGAAGCATGTTGAAAATCATGATTTGTGGATGAAAAGAAAAATTGGAGAAATTGAAACAAATGATCCTCAAGAAGTAGCGGATTTAATTATGGAAAAAGTCATTCGTGCAGGGGGAGGCGGCATAGAAGACGATATGACAGTCGTCGTTACAAGGATTGAGCATAATATGCCAAAATGGGCCGCCATTCCGGTAACAAAATTGAAAAAGAAGAAGAATGCTTCATGA
- a CDS encoding VWA domain-containing protein, whose translation MKTGTLRQILLITDGCSNYGEDPIAMAALSNEQGITVNVIGVLTNDAMDDRGMKEIEGIAKSGGGVSQIVYAAQLSQTVQMVTRQAMTQTLQGLVNQELKQILNRDISMEELPPEKRGEVMEVVEDLGEKANLEVLILVDTSASMKEKLPIVKEALLDLSLSMNARMGNNLFSVYIFPGKQREVERILDWTPKMESLTSIFSKLTPSGMTPTGPAIREALGQFMKKRSARSLLSSDDEFFEESV comes from the coding sequence ATGAAAACAGGTACGCTGCGGCAAATTTTGCTGATTACAGACGGCTGTTCCAATTATGGAGAAGATCCTATTGCCATGGCGGCTCTTTCAAACGAGCAAGGGATAACCGTCAATGTCATTGGAGTGCTAACGAACGATGCGATGGATGATAGGGGAATGAAAGAAATTGAGGGAATTGCCAAATCGGGCGGCGGGGTCAGCCAAATTGTATATGCAGCTCAGTTATCGCAAACCGTTCAAATGGTGACGCGTCAAGCGATGACGCAAACTTTGCAAGGATTGGTAAATCAAGAATTAAAACAAATTTTGAACAGGGATATTTCCATGGAAGAACTTCCCCCCGAAAAACGCGGAGAGGTAATGGAAGTGGTAGAAGACCTTGGTGAAAAGGCTAATTTAGAAGTATTGATATTGGTAGATACTAGCGCAAGCATGAAAGAGAAATTGCCGATCGTGAAGGAAGCTCTTTTGGATCTTTCTTTAAGCATGAATGCAAGAATGGGAAATAACTTGTTTTCTGTCTATATATTTCCCGGGAAACAAAGAGAAGTTGAAAGAATTCTGGATTGGACTCCTAAGATGGAATCGCTCACCAGCATCTTTTCAAAACTGACCCCGAGTGGAATGACTCCAACTGGACCTGCTATTCGGGAAGCATTAGGACAATTTATGAAAAAACGTTCGGCAAGGAGTTTGCTGTCAAGTGATGATGAATTCTTTGAAGAATCCGTTTAA
- a CDS encoding protein kinase domain-containing protein: MMMNSLKNPFNFPKGTVIKGKWNQKMYVLLKELGYGANGTVYLVQNENGYAALKMSKNSMSITSEVNVLKAFRRVQGSSLGPSLLDVDDWIIKGSAIPFYVMEYIQGPNLLDFIKQKGHSWIGVLLSQLLRDLESLHEQGWVFGDLKPENLIVAGPPYRIRCIDVGGATIQGRAIKEFTEFFDRGYWGMGNRRAEPSYDLFSVAMIALNLAYLKKFEKRVNGQAEIVQMMTKRPELQLMKPVLLRAVNGHYSSAKEMRKELLSALSSPANQKKSEKNGHLSNSAAKAAAKPLPSRKSIHKKKKNRKLLETFLIIVSLSFLYLVYLFFQLI, encoded by the coding sequence GTGATGATGAATTCTTTGAAGAATCCGTTTAATTTTCCAAAAGGCACAGTCATTAAGGGAAAATGGAATCAAAAAATGTATGTTTTGTTAAAAGAACTTGGATATGGTGCAAACGGAACGGTTTATCTAGTTCAAAATGAAAATGGGTATGCGGCTTTAAAAATGAGCAAAAACAGCATGTCCATCACATCGGAGGTAAATGTTCTAAAGGCTTTTCGAAGGGTCCAAGGGTCTTCCCTGGGGCCTTCTTTATTAGATGTTGATGATTGGATCATAAAAGGGTCTGCCATCCCTTTTTATGTAATGGAGTATATTCAAGGGCCTAATCTTCTTGATTTTATTAAGCAAAAAGGGCATTCTTGGATAGGGGTTTTGCTCAGTCAATTGTTAAGAGATTTAGAATCGCTGCATGAACAAGGATGGGTATTTGGTGATTTAAAGCCTGAAAATTTAATTGTTGCCGGTCCTCCTTATCGCATTCGTTGTATAGATGTGGGTGGGGCAACCATCCAAGGAAGGGCTATCAAAGAGTTTACGGAATTTTTCGACAGAGGCTATTGGGGAATGGGGAATAGAAGAGCTGAACCGTCGTATGACCTTTTTTCAGTGGCTATGATTGCTTTAAATCTTGCTTATTTAAAAAAATTTGAGAAGCGGGTAAACGGTCAAGCGGAAATTGTGCAGATGATGACGAAAAGGCCGGAATTACAGTTGATGAAACCCGTATTGCTGAGAGCTGTCAACGGGCATTATTCTTCAGCTAAAGAAATGAGAAAAGAACTGCTGTCAGCACTATCTTCACCAGCTAATCAGAAAAAGTCTGAAAAAAATGGACACCTGTCCAATTCGGCAGCGAAGGCCGCGGCAAAACCGCTTCCGTCCAGAAAATCCATCCATAAAAAGAAAAAGAACAGGAAGCTGCTTGAAACTTTTTTGATCATCGTGAGTTTGTCCTTCCTTTATTTAGTCTACTTGTTTTTCCAGTTGATCTAA
- the tilS gene encoding tRNA lysidine(34) synthetase TilS produces MLEYEEKVRQFIKKHQLINKGDKIVVGVSGGPDSLSLLHYLARKRDFYGIDLFAVHLDHMFRGQESYEELLFVEEFCKEFHIPCLSKRINVSEIIRDNGTGLQETARMVRYQVFQQAMTRFAANKLALAHHGDDQVETILMRLTRGTSGKGRAGIPYLRPFHNGWIIRPLLGITKEEILAYCDFYRLNPRIDPSNSKGAYTRNRFRLEVLPFLKTENPKVHEHFQTFSEEMLDDERFLLKLTYERMENIWTHKNDGISLDIEEFQKMPLSLQRRGIHLILNYLYKKKTPFTNVHIRQILQLMQHHHPSGSLDLPEGLKVIRQYQECFFGFIKDETKEYSYELKTEGKVVLPNGDQLILTKRKNADKFPSKDDQFCLNREAVAMPLIIRTRKPGDRIALKGMNGFKKVKKVFIDLKVPRSYRDHWPIVADSKGKVLWIPGLRKSIFEKQNENENDDILIYIKQTSSGGQTKC; encoded by the coding sequence ATGCTTGAGTATGAAGAAAAGGTCAGACAGTTTATTAAGAAACATCAATTGATTAATAAGGGCGATAAAATAGTCGTCGGGGTATCAGGTGGGCCGGATTCTTTATCTTTGTTGCACTATTTGGCGAGAAAACGAGATTTTTATGGGATCGATCTGTTTGCCGTTCACCTTGACCACATGTTTCGCGGGCAGGAGTCGTATGAAGAACTTCTGTTTGTTGAAGAATTTTGTAAAGAATTTCATATTCCGTGCTTATCCAAGCGGATCAACGTTAGTGAGATCATTCGAGACAATGGAACAGGGCTTCAAGAAACCGCTAGAATGGTGCGTTATCAAGTTTTTCAACAGGCAATGACCCGGTTTGCGGCTAATAAATTGGCGCTTGCGCATCATGGGGATGACCAGGTAGAAACGATCTTAATGCGGTTGACAAGAGGAACATCCGGAAAAGGAAGGGCAGGGATTCCTTATTTGAGGCCTTTCCACAATGGATGGATCATCCGTCCGTTGTTAGGCATAACGAAAGAGGAGATTTTAGCCTACTGTGATTTTTACAGACTGAATCCTCGAATCGACCCCAGCAACTCGAAAGGCGCATATACACGCAATCGTTTTCGTCTCGAAGTGCTTCCTTTTTTGAAAACAGAAAATCCGAAAGTTCATGAACATTTTCAAACATTTAGTGAGGAAATGCTGGACGATGAACGTTTTTTGCTAAAATTGACCTATGAAAGAATGGAAAACATATGGACGCACAAAAACGACGGAATTTCCTTGGATATTGAAGAGTTTCAAAAAATGCCTTTGTCTTTACAAAGAAGAGGGATTCATCTAATATTAAACTATCTTTATAAGAAAAAAACCCCATTTACAAATGTACATATTCGTCAAATTTTGCAATTGATGCAACATCACCACCCCTCTGGAAGCCTTGATCTTCCGGAAGGATTGAAAGTGATTCGGCAGTATCAGGAATGTTTTTTCGGTTTCATAAAGGATGAAACAAAAGAATATTCATATGAATTAAAAACGGAAGGAAAAGTTGTCCTTCCGAACGGTGACCAATTGATCCTGACAAAAAGGAAGAACGCGGACAAATTCCCATCAAAAGATGACCAATTTTGCCTGAATCGAGAAGCAGTCGCAATGCCGTTGATTATCCGTACGCGAAAACCGGGCGACCGCATCGCATTAAAAGGGATGAACGGATTCAAAAAGGTGAAAAAGGTTTTTATTGATTTGAAAGTACCACGTTCTTATCGTGATCATTGGCCAATTGTGGCCGATTCCAAAGGGAAAGTTTTATGGATCCCGGGTCTTAGAAAATCGATCTTTGAAAAACAAAACGAAAATGAGAATGATGATATTTTAATTTATATTAAGCAAACATCATCTGGGGGGCAAACAAAGTGCTGA